A window from Bosea sp. ANAM02 encodes these proteins:
- a CDS encoding YaiI/YqxD family protein, translated as MTNASGPIAVYVDADACPVKDEVYRVAGRHRLHVFVVANSFLNVPREPWIERVTVPGNFDAADDWIAERVSRGAIVITADIPLADRCIKAGADVIGPTGKPFTETSIGMALATRDMMEDLRAMGTVQGGPKPFSQKDRSAFLQALDLAVQRLKRAGFGG; from the coding sequence ATGACGAACGCTTCCGGACCCATCGCTGTCTACGTCGATGCCGACGCCTGCCCGGTGAAGGACGAGGTCTATCGCGTCGCCGGCCGCCATCGCCTGCATGTCTTCGTCGTCGCCAACAGCTTCCTCAACGTGCCGCGCGAGCCCTGGATCGAGCGGGTGACGGTGCCGGGCAATTTCGACGCGGCCGATGACTGGATCGCGGAACGGGTCTCGCGCGGTGCGATCGTGATCACCGCCGACATCCCGCTGGCCGATCGCTGCATCAAGGCCGGCGCCGACGTGATCGGGCCGACCGGAAAGCCCTTCACCGAAACCTCGATCGGCATGGCGCTGGCGACCCGCGACATGATGGAGGATCTGCGCGCGATGGGCACCGTGCAGGGCGGGCCGAAACCGTTCTCGCAGAAGGATCGCTCCGCCTTCCTGCAGGCACTCGATCTGGCGGTCCAGCGGCTGAAGCGGGCGGGCTTCGGCGGCTAG
- a CDS encoding tripartite tricarboxylate transporter substrate binding protein: MSLTRRSTLGLMAGAVLAPSIVRAQSFPNKVVTLVVPYPAGGPTDAIARFVALDLAVAFGHNVVVDNRAGASGAVGTRAVAHAAPDGYTIVFGNNQTHGNNMFLLKEPGYDAVKDFAPLAGVGAFEHAFVVRKGLPVKNIQELIALAKADPGKLNYGSTGVGSGSHLAMELFMQRTGIKMTHVPFRGAAPLVQEIVADRIDIANSTLPSVLEQINGGALRALAIASPERNPRAKDIPTLREQGVNNADADSWAAFFAPAKTPGDVLDKLSKAVIASLNKPETREAILKLGFTLKVRDPAAFKPYHAQEIATWKQIITDAGVKPE; encoded by the coding sequence ATGTCGTTGACCCGCCGTTCCACGCTCGGCCTGATGGCCGGCGCCGTCCTCGCTCCGTCGATCGTCCGGGCCCAGAGCTTCCCGAACAAGGTCGTCACGCTGGTCGTGCCCTATCCGGCCGGTGGACCGACGGACGCGATCGCGCGTTTCGTGGCGCTGGACCTGGCGGTCGCCTTCGGGCATAATGTCGTGGTCGACAACCGGGCCGGCGCTTCGGGCGCCGTGGGGACGCGCGCCGTCGCCCATGCGGCGCCCGACGGCTACACCATCGTCTTCGGCAACAACCAGACGCATGGCAACAACATGTTCCTGCTGAAGGAGCCGGGCTACGACGCGGTGAAGGACTTCGCGCCGCTCGCCGGCGTCGGCGCGTTCGAGCATGCCTTCGTCGTGCGCAAGGGATTGCCGGTCAAGAACATCCAGGAGCTGATCGCGCTCGCCAAGGCCGACCCGGGCAAGCTCAATTACGGCTCGACGGGCGTCGGCTCCGGCTCGCATCTGGCCATGGAGCTGTTCATGCAGCGCACCGGCATCAAGATGACGCATGTGCCGTTCCGCGGCGCCGCGCCGCTGGTGCAGGAGATCGTCGCCGACCGCATCGACATCGCCAACTCGACCCTGCCGAGCGTGCTGGAGCAGATCAATGGCGGCGCCTTGCGGGCGCTCGCCATCGCCAGCCCGGAGCGCAACCCGCGCGCCAAGGACATCCCGACGCTGCGCGAGCAGGGCGTCAACAACGCCGACGCCGATTCCTGGGCGGCGTTCTTCGCGCCGGCGAAGACGCCGGGCGACGTGCTCGACAAGCTGTCGAAGGCCGTCATCGCCTCGCTGAACAAGCCGGAGACCCGCGAGGCGATCCTGAAGCTGGGCTTCACGCTGAAGGTGCGCGATCCCGCGGCGTTCAAGCCCTATCACGCCCAGGAAATCGCAACCTGGAAGCAGATTATCACGGATGCCGGCGTAAAGCCGGAGTAA
- a CDS encoding PQQ-dependent sugar dehydrogenase, whose protein sequence is MLRSGLVGLLGTALALVSLATPASAQKRYPSSAGELSVETVASGLENPWGLAFLPDGRMLVTERPGRLRLVEKDGKLSRPINGVPSVVARGQGGLLGIALDPGFARNRLVYLSFSEPRSGGNGTSVARGRLNEQGTALTAVEVIFRQMPAINSNLHFGSRLVFDRTGALFVTVGDRYSQRDQAQNPVNHLGKVIRIRPDGATPADNPKKDGWAPEIWSIGHRNVQGAALHPQTGQLWTAEHAARGGDEINTPKAGLNYGWPVITYGVDYSGAKIGEGTAKPGMEQPLFYWDPSIAPSGAAFYTGPAWPAWKNSLFVGALAGQMLVRLSTEGEKVTGEERLLTDIGARIRDVVQGPDGFLYLLSDDADGKVLRVRPAG, encoded by the coding sequence ATGTTGCGATCGGGTCTGGTGGGTTTGCTCGGAACGGCCCTGGCGCTGGTCAGTCTGGCTACGCCGGCATCGGCCCAGAAGCGCTATCCCTCCAGCGCCGGAGAGCTTTCGGTCGAGACTGTCGCGAGCGGGTTGGAAAACCCCTGGGGCCTCGCTTTCCTGCCGGACGGGCGCATGCTGGTCACCGAGCGGCCGGGCCGGCTGCGGCTGGTCGAGAAGGACGGCAAGCTCTCGCGCCCGATCAACGGCGTGCCCAGCGTCGTGGCGCGCGGGCAGGGCGGCCTGCTCGGCATCGCGCTCGATCCCGGCTTCGCCCGGAACCGCCTCGTCTATCTTTCCTTTTCGGAACCGCGCTCGGGCGGCAACGGCACCAGCGTCGCGCGTGGTCGCCTCAACGAGCAGGGCACGGCGCTGACCGCCGTCGAGGTGATCTTCCGGCAGATGCCGGCGATCAATTCCAACCTGCATTTCGGTTCGCGCCTCGTCTTCGACCGGACGGGGGCGCTCTTCGTCACGGTGGGGGACCGCTACAGCCAGCGCGACCAGGCGCAGAACCCGGTGAACCATCTCGGCAAGGTCATCCGCATCCGGCCGGATGGCGCGACGCCGGCCGATAATCCGAAGAAGGACGGCTGGGCGCCGGAGATCTGGTCGATCGGTCATCGGAATGTCCAGGGCGCCGCGCTCCACCCGCAGACGGGGCAGCTCTGGACGGCCGAGCATGCGGCGCGCGGCGGCGACGAGATCAACACACCCAAGGCCGGGCTGAACTATGGCTGGCCGGTCATCACCTATGGCGTCGACTATTCCGGGGCGAAGATCGGCGAGGGCACGGCCAAGCCCGGCATGGAGCAGCCGCTGTTCTACTGGGATCCGTCGATCGCGCCTTCGGGCGCCGCGTTCTATACCGGACCGGCCTGGCCGGCCTGGAAGAACTCGCTCTTCGTCGGGGCGCTGGCCGGGCAGATGCTCGTCCGGCTTTCGACCGAGGGCGAGAAGGTGACAGGCGAGGAGCGCCTGCTGACCGATATCGGCGCGCGCATCCGCGACGTCGTGCAAGGACCGGACGGCTTCCTCTACCTGCTCAGCGACGACGCCGACGGGAAGGTGCTGCGGGTCAGGCCGGCCGGGTGA
- a CDS encoding DMT family protein — MPTLSLAHLLPIAMLFGSNIFMTFAWYGHLSYKSTAIWLAILASWMIALPEYMLAVPANRIGSAVYSAAELKTMQEVITLTVFAGFSVFWLKESLTWGHAVGFALIAAGAFFIFHAKA; from the coding sequence ATGCCCACGCTCTCCCTGGCCCATCTCCTGCCGATCGCGATGCTGTTCGGCTCGAACATCTTCATGACCTTCGCCTGGTACGGGCATCTCAGCTACAAGAGCACGGCGATCTGGCTCGCCATCCTCGCGAGCTGGATGATCGCCCTGCCCGAATACATGCTGGCCGTGCCGGCCAACCGCATCGGCTCGGCCGTCTATTCCGCCGCCGAGCTCAAGACGATGCAGGAAGTGATCACGCTGACCGTCTTCGCCGGGTTCTCGGTGTTCTGGCTGAAGGAATCGCTGACCTGGGGCCACGCGGTCGGCTTCGCCCTGATCGCCGCCGGCGCCTTCTTCATCTTCCACGCCAAGGCCTGA
- a CDS encoding lytic murein transglycosylase: MRAITLALPLVLLASAASAQSGFQSCLAGLRSAAGAKGVSGTTFDRAMAGVEPDMKVIEAMNNQPEFKTPIWDYLGTLVDEEKVAEGRAMLRQYASVFAAAEKRFGVDRHTIAAVWGVESDFGKARGKWPLVQSLATGACLAPRRNAFFRGELIATLQIIQRGDLRPDRLFGSWAGAFGHTQFIPSTYMRLAVDGDGDGRRDLVDSIPDALHSTANFMDKAGWVTGASWGYEVRVPNGYSGPSGRKPKQPVSSWAARGIVKFDGSPLSGSGHAGLLMPAGRNGPAFLVFKNYDAAFSYNGADSYALAISLLSDRLRGRPGVQGDWPTDDLPLSREQRRELQRLLIQRGYNVGEPDGAVGSLTRAAIKDIEAKLGMPQTGRPGEKVLRALKGGRV, from the coding sequence ATGCGCGCAATCACACTGGCCTTGCCACTCGTCCTTCTCGCCTCCGCCGCCTCGGCGCAGAGCGGGTTCCAGTCCTGCCTTGCCGGCTTGAGGTCGGCAGCCGGCGCCAAGGGCGTCTCGGGTACGACCTTCGATCGGGCCATGGCCGGCGTCGAGCCGGACATGAAGGTCATCGAAGCGATGAACAACCAGCCGGAGTTCAAGACGCCGATCTGGGATTATCTCGGCACGCTGGTCGACGAGGAGAAGGTGGCGGAAGGCCGCGCGATGCTGCGCCAATACGCCTCCGTCTTCGCCGCGGCCGAAAAACGCTTCGGCGTCGACCGCCATACCATCGCCGCCGTCTGGGGCGTCGAGAGCGATTTCGGCAAGGCGCGCGGAAAATGGCCGCTGGTGCAGTCTCTCGCGACCGGAGCCTGCCTTGCGCCGCGCCGCAACGCCTTCTTCAGGGGCGAGCTGATCGCGACGCTGCAGATCATCCAGCGGGGCGACCTGCGTCCGGACCGGCTCTTCGGCTCCTGGGCCGGCGCCTTCGGGCATACCCAGTTCATCCCCTCGACCTATATGCGCCTGGCGGTGGACGGCGACGGCGACGGACGGCGCGATCTCGTCGATTCGATCCCCGATGCGCTGCATTCCACCGCGAATTTCATGGACAAGGCGGGATGGGTCACCGGCGCGAGCTGGGGCTACGAGGTGCGCGTGCCCAATGGCTATTCCGGCCCGAGCGGTCGCAAGCCCAAGCAGCCGGTGTCGAGCTGGGCTGCCCGCGGCATCGTCAAATTCGACGGCTCTCCGCTCTCCGGTTCGGGACATGCCGGCCTGCTGATGCCGGCGGGCAGGAACGGCCCGGCCTTCCTCGTCTTCAAGAACTACGATGCCGCCTTCAGCTACAACGGCGCTGATTCCTATGCGCTCGCCATCTCGCTTCTGTCGGACCGGCTGCGCGGCCGGCCGGGCGTGCAGGGCGATTGGCCGACCGACGACCTGCCGCTCTCGCGCGAGCAGCGCCGCGAGCTCCAGCGCCTGCTGATCCAGCGCGGCTACAATGTCGGCGAGCCGGACGGCGCCGTCGGCTCGCTGACGCGCGCCGCGATCAAGGACATCGAGGCGAAGCTCGGCATGCCGCAGACGGGCCGGCCGGGCGAGAAGGTCCTGCGCGCGCTCAAGGGCGGGCGGGTCTAG
- a CDS encoding RidA family protein, whose translation MRRLISTGSPFERSFGYSRAVIDGDLVFVSGTTGYDYATMTLPEDPAEQARNIFRTIGAVLEEAGSSLSQVVRAQYFVTDRSYCEPVLAVCGAFFREIRPAAGIYVVAGLLKPEMKVEIEVTARLPKG comes from the coding sequence ATGCGCCGCCTGATTTCCACCGGCTCGCCCTTCGAGCGCAGCTTCGGCTATTCGCGCGCCGTGATCGACGGCGATCTCGTCTTCGTCTCGGGCACCACCGGCTACGACTACGCCACCATGACCCTGCCCGAGGATCCGGCCGAGCAGGCGCGCAACATCTTCCGCACGATCGGCGCTGTGCTGGAAGAGGCCGGTTCGTCCCTGTCGCAGGTCGTGCGGGCGCAGTACTTCGTCACCGACCGCAGCTATTGCGAACCTGTGCTGGCCGTCTGCGGCGCGTTCTTCCGCGAGATCAGGCCGGCTGCCGGCATCTATGTCGTGGCCGGACTGCTCAAGCCGGAGATGAAGGTCGAGATCGAGGTCACCGCGCGCCTGCCGAAGGGCTGA
- the leuB gene encoding 3-isopropylmalate dehydrogenase, with amino-acid sequence MATHKLLLLPGDGIGPEVMGQVEQIVSWFGKQGLGSFEIEKGLVGGAAYDAHKQAISEGDMKLAQDADAVLFGAVGGPKWADVPYQHRPEAGLLRLRKDLGLFANLRPAICYPALASASSLKPEVVEGLDILIVRELTGGVYFGEPKEIVTLEDGQKRGIDTQLYTTGEVERICRVAFELARTRRNKVSSAEKHNVMKTGVLWKQTVTALHAAEYGDVELEHVLADNCAMQLVRWPKQYDVIVCDNLFGDILSDVAAMLTGSLGMLPSASLGAEDPVTGKRKALYEPVHGSAPDIAGKGLANPIAMIGSFAMALRYSFGAGEAADRLEGAIADVLGSGTRTKDIAAPGANAVSTSEMGAAIIGALEARG; translated from the coding sequence ATGGCGACCCACAAGCTCCTGCTGCTCCCCGGCGACGGCATCGGCCCCGAGGTGATGGGCCAGGTCGAGCAGATCGTCTCCTGGTTCGGCAAGCAGGGCCTCGGCTCCTTCGAGATCGAGAAGGGCCTTGTCGGCGGCGCGGCCTATGACGCGCACAAGCAGGCGATCTCCGAAGGCGACATGAAACTCGCGCAGGACGCCGACGCCGTGCTGTTCGGCGCGGTCGGCGGCCCGAAATGGGCCGATGTGCCCTATCAGCACCGCCCGGAGGCGGGCCTGCTGCGCCTGCGCAAGGATCTGGGCCTGTTCGCGAACCTGCGTCCGGCGATCTGCTACCCGGCGCTGGCCTCGGCTTCCTCGCTGAAGCCCGAGGTTGTCGAGGGCCTCGACATCCTGATCGTGCGCGAGCTGACCGGCGGCGTCTATTTCGGCGAGCCGAAGGAGATCGTCACGCTGGAGGACGGCCAGAAGCGCGGCATCGATACCCAGCTCTACACGACCGGCGAGGTCGAGCGCATCTGCCGCGTCGCCTTCGAGCTAGCGCGCACCCGCCGCAACAAGGTCTCCTCGGCCGAGAAGCACAACGTGATGAAGACCGGTGTGCTCTGGAAGCAGACGGTCACTGCGCTCCACGCGGCCGAGTACGGGGATGTCGAGCTCGAGCATGTGCTGGCCGACAACTGCGCCATGCAGCTCGTGCGCTGGCCGAAGCAGTATGACGTCATCGTCTGCGACAACCTGTTCGGCGACATCCTGTCGGACGTGGCGGCGATGCTGACCGGTTCGCTCGGCATGCTGCCCTCCGCCTCGCTCGGCGCCGAGGACCCGGTCACCGGCAAGCGCAAGGCGCTCTACGAGCCCGTCCACGGCTCGGCGCCGGACATCGCCGGCAAGGGCCTCGCCAACCCGATCGCGATGATCGGCTCGTTTGCCATGGCGCTGCGCTACTCGTTCGGCGCGGGCGAGGCGGCGGATCGGCTCGAAGGCGCGATCGCCGACGTGCTCGGCTCCGGCACCCGCACCAAGGACATCGCCGCGCCCGGCGCCAACGCCGTCTCGACCAGCGAGATGGGCGCAGCGATCATTGGGGCGTTGGAAGCACGCGGCTGA
- the msrP gene encoding protein-methionine-sulfoxide reductase catalytic subunit MsrP, whose translation MMIKRRAGWEMPESQATPEGAFLTRRQLMAAGAGLIGGAALPGLASAQTPDPTLDLYPAKRNAAYVLGVPQTAEEDAANYNNFYEFGMSKDIVDASKRLATRPWTIQVDGLVEKPFEIGFDDLVRKLPLEERLYRFRCVEAWAMAVPWTGIPLAAFVALAKPLSGAKYIRFETFLNPRVAPGQNQRWYPWPYTEGLTIAEATNELPLLVTGIYGKPLPTQHGAPIRLITPWKYGFKSVKSIRKISFVAERPKTFWEGLQASEYGFWANVNPAVPHPRWSQASEQILGSRERRPTQIYNGYGEQVAGLYKGLEGEKLFM comes from the coding sequence ATGATGATCAAGCGCCGTGCCGGCTGGGAAATGCCGGAAAGCCAGGCCACGCCCGAGGGCGCGTTCCTCACCCGCCGCCAGTTGATGGCCGCCGGCGCCGGGTTGATCGGAGGCGCTGCATTGCCCGGCCTTGCGTCGGCGCAGACGCCCGACCCGACGCTCGATCTCTACCCGGCCAAGCGCAACGCCGCCTATGTGCTGGGCGTGCCGCAGACGGCGGAAGAGGACGCCGCCAACTACAATAATTTCTACGAGTTCGGCATGTCGAAGGACATCGTCGATGCCTCGAAGCGCCTCGCTACGCGGCCCTGGACCATCCAGGTCGACGGGCTCGTCGAAAAGCCGTTCGAGATCGGTTTCGACGATCTCGTGCGCAAGCTGCCGCTGGAGGAGCGGCTCTATCGCTTCCGCTGCGTCGAGGCCTGGGCGATGGCCGTGCCGTGGACCGGCATCCCGCTCGCCGCCTTCGTCGCGCTGGCGAAGCCGCTCTCGGGCGCGAAATACATCCGCTTCGAGACCTTCCTGAATCCGCGCGTCGCGCCGGGGCAGAACCAGCGCTGGTATCCCTGGCCCTATACGGAGGGGCTGACGATCGCGGAGGCGACGAACGAGCTGCCGCTGCTGGTCACCGGTATCTATGGCAAGCCGCTGCCCACGCAGCATGGCGCGCCGATCCGCCTGATCACGCCGTGGAAATACGGCTTCAAATCGGTGAAATCGATCCGCAAGATCAGCTTCGTCGCCGAGCGGCCGAAGACATTCTGGGAGGGCCTGCAGGCTTCGGAATACGGCTTCTGGGCCAATGTGAACCCGGCCGTGCCGCATCCCCGCTGGAGCCAGGCGAGCGAGCAGATCCTGGGCTCGCGCGAGCGCCGCCCGACGCAGATCTATAACGGTTATGGCGAGCAGGTTGCCGGGCTCTACAAGGGGCTGGAGGGCGAGAAGCTCTTCATGTGA
- a CDS encoding methylated-DNA--[protein]-cysteine S-methyltransferase, with protein MASQHFHLFETTIGPCAVVWEGERFIGAQLPERDEAAARRRLERRFPEADEVPAEGFVAEAVAGIRALFDGEKRDLSHLPVALESVSAFNRKVYEVALAIPHGETLTYGEVAQRIGDPGAARAVGVALGQNPWPIIVPCHRVLAAGGRTGGFSAEGGVEIKLRILTIEKARTSAEPSLFDALPLAARPGRH; from the coding sequence ATGGCCAGCCAGCATTTCCATCTGTTCGAGACCACGATCGGCCCTTGCGCCGTCGTCTGGGAGGGCGAGCGCTTCATCGGCGCGCAACTGCCCGAGCGTGACGAGGCGGCCGCCCGCAGGCGTCTGGAGCGGCGCTTTCCCGAGGCTGACGAGGTCCCCGCAGAAGGCTTCGTCGCGGAGGCCGTGGCCGGCATCCGGGCGCTGTTCGACGGCGAGAAGCGCGACCTGTCACATCTGCCGGTAGCGCTGGAGAGCGTCTCCGCCTTCAACCGCAAGGTCTACGAGGTCGCGCTCGCCATCCCGCATGGCGAGACGCTGACCTATGGCGAGGTGGCGCAGCGCATCGGCGATCCCGGCGCGGCGCGGGCGGTGGGCGTCGCGCTCGGCCAGAATCCCTGGCCGATCATCGTGCCCTGCCATCGCGTGCTCGCGGCAGGCGGCAGGACCGGCGGCTTCTCGGCCGAGGGCGGCGTCGAGATCAAGCTGAGAATCCTGACCATCGAGAAGGCGCGCACCAGCGCCGAGCCCAGCCTGTTCGACGCCCTGCCGCTGGCGGCTCGGCCGGGACGGCATTGA
- a CDS encoding NADPH-dependent FMN reductase → MAKLKLAVIVGSNRRESINRKLAQALVKLGEGAFDANFVQIDDLPMFNQDLEPNRPESTLRLKREIEAADAILIVTPEHNRSIPAVLKNAIDWASRPYGKNSWAGKTVAVTGTSGGAVGTAVSQNELRMILTNLAGVVVGSQVFVTFKDDLIDAQHNVTNEATRGFLQGFVDNFAKIAGKLAA, encoded by the coding sequence ATGGCCAAACTGAAGCTCGCCGTCATCGTGGGCAGCAACCGCCGCGAATCGATCAACCGCAAGCTGGCCCAGGCGCTGGTGAAGCTGGGCGAGGGCGCTTTCGACGCCAATTTCGTCCAGATCGACGACCTGCCGATGTTCAACCAGGACCTGGAGCCGAACCGTCCGGAATCGACGCTGCGCCTGAAGCGCGAGATCGAGGCCGCCGATGCGATCCTGATCGTTACGCCCGAGCATAACCGCTCGATCCCGGCCGTGCTGAAGAACGCCATCGACTGGGCCTCGCGCCCTTACGGCAAGAATTCCTGGGCCGGCAAGACCGTTGCCGTCACCGGCACCAGCGGCGGCGCCGTCGGCACGGCCGTCTCCCAGAATGAGTTGCGGATGATCCTGACCAATCTCGCCGGCGTCGTGGTGGGCAGCCAGGTCTTCGTCACCTTCAAGGACGATCTGATTGATGCCCAGCACAACGTCACCAACGAGGCCACTCGCGGCTTCCTGCAGGGCTTCGTCGACAATTTCGCGAAAATCGCCGGCAAGCTCGCCGCCTGA